One part of the Truepera radiovictrix DSM 17093 genome encodes these proteins:
- the tnpA gene encoding IS200/IS605 family transposase: MTLERATRHSRHNLNYHLVFVPKYRRSVLKGPVAQRLEELFEHICKERDWVIHGLEIMPDHAHVFLSAPPKWSPSDIAKILKGASARWLLMDYPELRARGHLWTSAFYVGSAGSVSADIIGRYIAAQKSKQVD; the protein is encoded by the coding sequence ATGACTTTGGAGCGTGCTACGCGGCACTCGCGTCACAACCTTAATTACCACCTGGTATTCGTGCCGAAGTACCGCCGTAGCGTGCTCAAGGGTCCGGTGGCGCAGCGACTTGAAGAGCTTTTCGAGCACATCTGCAAAGAACGCGATTGGGTCATTCACGGTCTGGAAATCATGCCTGACCACGCCCATGTCTTCCTTTCCGCCCCGCCGAAGTGGTCGCCTTCCGACATCGCCAAGATCCTTAAAGGCGCGTCGGCCCGCTGGCTGCTCATGGACTACCCCGAACTCCGCGCCCGTGGGCATTTGTGGACGAGCGCGTTCTACGTCGGCTCTGCCGGGTCCGTCTCCGCTGATATCATCGGGCGCTACATCGCGGCGCAGAAGTCTAAGCAGGTAGACTAG
- a CDS encoding IS5 family transposase (programmed frameshift), with product MARTDLSEKQWRALKAHLPANPQRGHAYVDHRRVINGILWRLKTGAPWRDVPERYGAWQTCWDRFTRWERSGDWQRILQALQAHADATGDIDWDGAALDSSHIKAHRSAAGARKRPAEGRKKGGLTDEWLGHSRGGHTSKVHVCADGKVRPLSLVVTAGQRNDAAWLERVLDEIHVPRLGRGRPRKRPSQLRLDRAYSFKKQRQGLRRRNIRCISPEREDAKKHRLAKGSKGGRPPAFDTKAYKGRNVIERCINRLKDFRAVATRYDKRGRNYLAGVLVASIILWL from the exons ATGGCACGGACGGACTTAAGCGAGAAACAGTGGCGAGCGTTAAAAGCGCATTTACCTGCGAATCCCCAACGCGGCCACGCCTACGTTGACCATCGCCGAGTTATCAACGGCATTTTGTGGCGGCTCAAGACTGGAGCACCTTGGCGAGATGTTCCTGAGCGCTACGGAGCCTGGCAAACCTGCTGGGACCGGTTCACGAGGTGGGAACGTAGCGGTGACTGGCAGCGCATCCTACAAGCCCTTCAAGCGCATGCCGACGCCACAGGCGATATTGACTGGGACGGAGCGGCCTTGGACAGCAGTCACATCAAAGCCCACCGGAGCGCTGCAGGTGCGAGAAAGCGGCCCGCCGAGG GGCGAAAAAAGGGGGGCTTGACAGATGAGTGGTTAGGCCACTCGCGTGGCGGGCATACCAGCAAAGTTCATGTCTGTGCTGATGGGAAGGTTCGCCCCCTGTCCCTTGTCGTGACCGCCGGGCAACGCAACGATGCCGCTTGGTTGGAGCGGGTGCTCGACGAGATACACGTACCACGTTTAGGTAGAGGGCGACCCCGAAAGCGCCCCTCACAGCTCCGCTTGGACCGGGCTTACAGCTTTAAGAAGCAGCGCCAAGGGTTGAGGCGACGGAACATTCGCTGTATCAGCCCTGAGCGAGAAGACGCCAAAAAGCACCGGCTCGCCAAGGGCTCCAAAGGTGGGCGTCCACCTGCTTTTGATACCAAGGCGTACAAGGGGCGCAACGTCATTGAGCGCTGCATCAACCGACTTAAAGACTTTCGTGCTGTAGCAACCCGCTATGACAAGCGGGGTCGGAACTACCTCGCGGGCGTGCTTGTCGCCTCCATTATCCTCTGGCTCTAA
- a CDS encoding DUF309 domain-containing protein produces MSGWEAGARHFNAGAYWEAHEAWEGPWGAAQGRDRSLYAGAILLAAALHKARAMGNARGGRRNYAKALAHLALLPDHYRGVAVRALEAQVHAALQDARLAPQLPLTLLAEPAEATR; encoded by the coding sequence GTGAGCGGTTGGGAGGCGGGGGCGCGGCACTTCAACGCGGGCGCCTACTGGGAGGCGCACGAGGCGTGGGAGGGGCCGTGGGGGGCGGCGCAGGGGCGCGACCGGAGCCTGTACGCGGGCGCGATCTTGCTCGCCGCCGCGCTCCATAAGGCGCGGGCGATGGGCAACGCGCGCGGGGGGCGCCGCAACTACGCCAAAGCGCTCGCGCACCTCGCGCTGCTGCCCGACCACTACCGCGGCGTCGCCGTGCGGGCGCTCGAAGCCCAGGTGCACGCCGCCCTGCAAGACGCGCGGCTCGCGCCGCAGCTGCCGCTCACGCTGCTCGCCGAACCGGCGGAGGCCACACGCTAG
- a CDS encoding ThuA domain-containing protein, protein MRVTVWNEYRHERKNPKVAEIYPEGIHGAIAAFLRGAGFKVRTATLDEAEHGLGGDVLETTDVLFWWGHIAHDEVSDEVAERVQRRVLEGMGLVVLHSGHFSKPFKRLMGTSCDLSWREIGERERLWVVAPHHPIAQGLDNTFVVPKAEMYGEPFDIPAPDELVFISWFQGGEVFRSGACFYRGQGKVFYFRPGHETFPIYHQSEVQRVLVNAAHWAAPTGRVKTQFGNRAEPLEPVKSSSQ, encoded by the coding sequence GTGCGCGTAACCGTCTGGAACGAATACAGGCACGAGCGGAAAAACCCCAAGGTCGCCGAGATCTACCCCGAGGGGATTCACGGCGCCATCGCCGCGTTTCTTCGGGGGGCGGGTTTCAAGGTGCGCACCGCGACCTTAGACGAGGCGGAGCACGGCCTCGGCGGGGACGTTTTGGAGACCACCGACGTGCTCTTTTGGTGGGGGCATATCGCCCACGACGAGGTCAGCGACGAGGTCGCCGAACGGGTGCAGCGGCGCGTTCTGGAGGGGATGGGGCTCGTGGTGCTGCACTCGGGGCACTTTTCAAAACCCTTCAAGCGCCTCATGGGCACCTCGTGCGACCTGTCGTGGCGCGAGATCGGCGAGCGCGAACGCCTCTGGGTCGTGGCGCCGCACCACCCCATTGCGCAGGGGTTAGACAACACCTTCGTGGTGCCCAAAGCCGAGATGTACGGCGAGCCCTTCGACATCCCCGCGCCCGACGAGCTGGTCTTTATCAGCTGGTTTCAGGGCGGCGAGGTCTTCCGCAGCGGCGCGTGCTTCTACCGCGGCCAGGGTAAGGTGTTTTACTTCCGCCCCGGTCACGAAACCTTCCCCATCTACCACCAGAGCGAGGTGCAGCGCGTTCTCGTCAACGCCGCGCACTGGGCCGCCCCGACGGGGCGCGTGAAGACGCAGTTCGGCAACCGCGCCGAACCGCTCGAGCCGGTCAAGAGCAGTAGCCAGTAG
- a CDS encoding prepilin-type N-terminal cleavage/methylation domain-containing protein has translation MRNAKGRQANQGFTLIELLIVIAIIGILAAVLIPNLLQARNRANDTAAQAYIRNCYTAVESQRDPVTQALPTAATCDALEPGVPTPAAVTGPGTITADGNGGFSVAATSVTNTNFTFDGATMTSN, from the coding sequence ATGCGCAACGCCAAAGGTCGCCAAGCCAACCAAGGTTTCACCCTTATCGAACTGCTGATCGTCATCGCCATTATCGGCATTCTCGCGGCGGTCCTCATTCCAAACCTCCTGCAGGCGCGCAACCGCGCGAACGATACCGCAGCCCAAGCCTACATCCGTAACTGCTACACGGCGGTCGAAAGCCAGCGCGACCCAGTGACGCAAGCGCTTCCAACCGCGGCGACCTGTGACGCGCTCGAGCCTGGAGTTCCCACGCCTGCTGCGGTCACGGGACCGGGAACGATTACGGCTGACGGCAACGGTGGGTTCAGCGTCGCGGCGACGAGCGTCACGAACACCAACTTCACCTTCGACGGCGCCACGATGACCTCGAACTAG
- a CDS encoding Gfo/Idh/MocA family protein: MTQSHRPPAASPLKVGIIGAGGVSIFHYQGYTAAGANIVAIADADPVALARRQQEWHIPRGYGTYEELLADPDIEAVSVCLPNALHHPVTLAAARAGKHVLCEKPISLSLGHAEEMIRVCREAGVVLQIGHHLRSDPAAHRAKELIEAGALGRLTFMRLRQAHDWGGAKSVRDSFGKLANAGGGTLLDNGCHMMDLARYFGGDVRELYANTATLGFAIEVEDTSVVTLTFASGALGSVENAWTATGWENAFWIYGTEGALEYSNRTGVLTHRFRASQGSAWHEPDISHTTFGGLDAHSAALVDFVAAVRGEREVVCTGQDGLEAVRLVLAAYESARSRQPVTLTAPSLA; this comes from the coding sequence ATGACCCAAAGCCACCGCCCCCCTGCAGCCTCCCCCCTCAAAGTCGGCATCATCGGCGCGGGGGGCGTTTCGATCTTTCACTACCAGGGCTACACCGCCGCGGGCGCTAACATCGTCGCCATCGCCGACGCCGACCCCGTGGCGCTCGCGCGGCGGCAGCAGGAGTGGCACATCCCGCGGGGTTACGGCACCTACGAGGAGCTCCTCGCCGACCCCGACATCGAGGCCGTGTCGGTCTGCTTGCCCAACGCCCTGCACCACCCCGTCACGCTCGCGGCCGCACGCGCGGGCAAACACGTGCTCTGCGAGAAACCCATCTCGCTCTCGCTGGGCCACGCCGAGGAGATGATCCGCGTGTGCCGCGAAGCGGGGGTCGTGCTGCAGATCGGCCACCACTTGCGCAGCGACCCGGCGGCGCACCGCGCCAAAGAGCTGATCGAAGCCGGCGCGCTCGGCCGCCTCACCTTTATGCGGCTGCGCCAAGCGCACGACTGGGGGGGCGCCAAGAGCGTGCGCGACTCGTTCGGCAAGCTCGCCAACGCCGGGGGCGGGACGCTCTTGGATAACGGCTGCCACATGATGGACTTGGCGCGCTACTTCGGCGGCGACGTGCGGGAGCTCTACGCAAACACCGCCACGCTCGGCTTTGCCATCGAGGTCGAGGACACCTCGGTGGTGACGCTCACCTTCGCCTCGGGCGCGCTGGGCAGCGTCGAAAACGCCTGGACGGCGACCGGTTGGGAGAACGCCTTTTGGATCTACGGCACAGAGGGCGCGCTCGAGTACTCGAACCGCACGGGGGTGCTGACGCACCGCTTCCGCGCCTCGCAGGGTTCGGCGTGGCACGAACCCGACATCTCGCACACGACCTTCGGTGGCCTCGACGCGCACTCGGCGGCTCTGGTGGACTTCGTGGCGGCCGTTCGGGGCGAGCGCGAGGTGGTCTGCACCGGCCAAGACGGGCTTGAAGCGGTGCGGCTGGTCTTGGCCGCCTATGAGAGCGCGCGCTCGCGCCAACCCGTGACGCTCACCGCCCCTTCGCTGGCCTAA
- a CDS encoding DUF1328 family protein — protein sequence MGLLEIAIIALVVAVIAGALGFSGVAAGAAAVARIVFGLFLIIAVILFVMLLLGVNLAF from the coding sequence ATGGGCCTACTTGAAATCGCGATCATCGCGCTCGTCGTCGCCGTGATCGCCGGCGCCCTCGGGTTTTCGGGGGTGGCGGCGGGCGCTGCGGCGGTCGCGCGCATCGTCTTCGGGCTGTTTCTAATCATCGCCGTGATCTTGTTCGTGATGCTGCTTTTGGGCGTCAACCTAGCCTTTTAG
- the rbsK gene encoding ribokinase has translation MIVVVGSLNMDLVVRVPRAPRPGETLLGSGYETHPGGKGANQAVAAARFGAPVRMVGRVGRDAYGDPLAHRLAAEGIDLGFLEQTDDKTGVAFITVDEAGQNSIIVAPGANAALRPEDLTERVFEGAEVVLVQLEIPLKTALRAAALGRAAGARVLLNLAPAQALSAAQLGDVDLLLVNEHEAATLLGAPEVLGDLGAALAGLRRFVPAVVLTLGGRGAAWAGPEGSGLEPAHRVRVVDTTAAGDAFAGALAAELARGATLEAAVRYAGAAGALAVSRSGAQPSLPTREEAERLLRGAG, from the coding sequence ATGATCGTCGTCGTCGGCAGCCTCAACATGGACCTCGTCGTTCGCGTTCCGCGCGCCCCGCGCCCCGGTGAGACGCTCCTGGGGTCGGGGTACGAGACGCACCCCGGCGGCAAGGGGGCGAACCAGGCGGTCGCGGCGGCCCGCTTCGGCGCCCCCGTGCGGATGGTCGGGCGCGTGGGGCGCGACGCTTACGGCGACCCGCTCGCGCACCGCCTCGCGGCCGAGGGCATCGACCTGGGTTTTTTGGAGCAGACGGACGACAAGACGGGGGTCGCTTTTATCACCGTGGACGAGGCGGGGCAGAACAGCATCATCGTGGCGCCGGGGGCGAACGCGGCGCTGCGGCCCGAGGACCTCACCGAAAGGGTGTTCGAGGGCGCCGAGGTTGTCCTCGTCCAGCTCGAGATCCCTCTAAAGACCGCCCTGCGCGCCGCTGCGCTAGGCCGTGCGGCGGGGGCGCGCGTCCTTCTGAACCTCGCGCCCGCGCAGGCGCTGAGCGCGGCGCAGCTCGGCGACGTCGACCTGCTCTTGGTCAACGAGCACGAAGCGGCGACGCTGCTCGGCGCGCCCGAGGTGCTCGGGGACTTGGGGGCGGCCCTAGCGGGGCTCCGGCGCTTTGTCCCGGCGGTCGTGCTGACGCTCGGGGGGCGCGGCGCAGCTTGGGCGGGGCCGGAAGGGAGCGGGCTCGAGCCCGCGCACAGGGTTCGCGTCGTCGACACCACGGCGGCGGGGGACGCCTTCGCGGGGGCGCTCGCCGCCGAGCTGGCGCGGGGGGCGACTTTGGAGGCGGCGGTGCGCTACGCGGGGGCGGCGGGGGCGCTCGCGGTGAGCCGTTCGGGGGCGCAGCCCTCGCTGCCGACGCGCGAGGAGGCCGAGCGGCTGCTGCGGGGCGCGGGCTGA
- a CDS encoding FAD-dependent oxidoreductase, whose amino-acid sequence MTHPDTAHTGASRPSWDETVRPFFTAPLTRDLTVDVCVVGAGLAGLTTAYLLAREGRRVAVLDQGPVGGGNTGRTTAQLANAFDDRYSEVIRLYGEAGARAVAQSHTAAIDLIERISQEEGIACDFERVSGYLFVPPGASRRVLSEELEAARRAGLREVAWVDKAPLEGFDTLPCLHFPNQAQFDPMRYLRGLAHAFGARGGELYTETAVQTVEGGAPAKVRTHSGLTVTAGAVVVATNAPIHDRVATHTKQAPYLSFVIAAEVPRGSVQRALYWDTEDPYHYVRLQSLDEATELLLVGGEDHKTGQADDAPARYGRLEAWARERFPKLGRVRYRWSGQVYETLDGLAFIGRSPGEENVYLVTGDSGMGMTHGSLAGVLLRDLILGRDNPWATLYDPARKPLKAGGAFLKENLNVAAQFLDLATPARGDAAALGPGEGAVVGFGPAKRAVYRDEAGVLHERSAICPHLGCVVAWNSAERTWDCPCHGSRFDAYGRVINGPAHRGLEPK is encoded by the coding sequence ATGACCCACCCCGACACCGCCCACACCGGCGCCAGCCGCCCGAGCTGGGACGAGACCGTTCGCCCCTTCTTCACCGCCCCTTTGACGCGGGACCTCACCGTCGACGTCTGCGTCGTCGGCGCGGGTCTCGCCGGACTGACGACGGCCTACCTGCTCGCCCGCGAAGGGAGGCGGGTCGCCGTGCTCGACCAGGGGCCGGTCGGCGGCGGCAACACGGGGCGCACCACCGCGCAGCTCGCTAACGCCTTCGACGACCGCTACAGCGAGGTCATCCGGCTCTACGGCGAAGCTGGCGCCAGGGCGGTCGCACAGAGCCACACGGCCGCTATTGACCTCATCGAGCGCATCAGCCAGGAGGAGGGGATCGCCTGCGACTTCGAGCGCGTGAGCGGCTACCTCTTCGTCCCCCCCGGCGCGTCGCGGCGCGTGCTTAGCGAGGAGCTAGAGGCGGCGCGCCGCGCGGGGCTGCGCGAGGTGGCGTGGGTGGACAAGGCGCCCCTGGAGGGCTTTGACACGCTGCCCTGCCTGCACTTTCCCAACCAAGCGCAGTTCGACCCGATGCGCTACCTTAGGGGGCTCGCGCACGCCTTTGGGGCGCGCGGCGGGGAGCTCTATACCGAGACGGCGGTCCAAACGGTCGAGGGCGGCGCACCGGCAAAAGTCCGCACCCACAGCGGCCTCACGGTAACGGCGGGGGCCGTCGTCGTGGCGACCAACGCGCCCATTCACGACCGCGTCGCCACGCACACCAAACAGGCGCCCTACCTGAGCTTCGTGATCGCCGCCGAGGTGCCGCGCGGGAGCGTCCAGCGGGCGCTCTACTGGGACACCGAAGACCCCTACCACTACGTGCGGCTCCAGAGCTTGGACGAGGCCACCGAGCTCCTCTTGGTCGGCGGCGAGGACCACAAGACCGGTCAGGCGGACGACGCCCCGGCGCGCTACGGGCGGCTCGAGGCGTGGGCGCGCGAGCGCTTCCCCAAGCTCGGCCGGGTCCGCTACCGCTGGTCGGGGCAGGTTTACGAGACCCTAGACGGCCTCGCCTTTATCGGGCGCAGCCCCGGTGAGGAGAACGTCTACCTGGTGACCGGCGACTCGGGGATGGGGATGACCCACGGCTCGCTGGCGGGCGTGCTGCTGCGCGACCTCATCTTGGGTCGGGACAACCCGTGGGCGACCCTTTACGACCCCGCGCGAAAACCCCTCAAGGCGGGCGGCGCGTTTCTCAAGGAGAACCTCAACGTCGCGGCGCAGTTTCTCGACCTCGCGACCCCCGCCAGGGGGGACGCGGCGGCGCTCGGGCCGGGAGAGGGGGCGGTGGTCGGCTTCGGCCCGGCCAAGCGGGCGGTCTACCGCGACGAAGCGGGGGTGCTGCATGAGCGCAGCGCCATCTGCCCGCACCTAGGCTGCGTGGTGGCCTGGAACAGCGCGGAGCGGACGTGGGACTGCCCCTGCCACGGCTCGCGCTTCGACGCCTACGGGCGGGTGATCAACGGCCCCGCGCATAGGGGGCTCGAGCCCAAGTGA
- a CDS encoding RNA-guided endonuclease InsQ/TnpB family protein yields the protein MLKAFKYRLYPTQAQAERMDWTLARCCELYNAALEERRTAYRKRGVTVSYHAQAVSLPEVKEGRPEYKDVHSQVLQDTLRRLDKAFAAFFRRVKRGEKPGYPRFKSARRFDSFCYPQYKGTIGGHVYLPKIGNVRVKLHRPLEGAVKTLTVKREVDEWYAVIVCEVETRPQGPTGSEVGIDLGLNHFLITSDGEFVDAPRYFRKAQKKLRRAQRSLARKKRGGNRGNRRAKQRERVAKLHRKVKRQRLDFHHKTARKLVRKHDSIAHEALNVKGLGRTRLAKSVYDAGWSTFLAILASKAEEAEKRVVAVDPKYTSQTCPDCGRVAKKLLSERWHSCECGCELQRDVAAARVILGRTFPSGANAAVNAYVA from the coding sequence ATGCTCAAAGCCTTTAAATACCGCCTCTATCCGACTCAGGCGCAAGCCGAGCGCATGGATTGGACGTTGGCGCGGTGCTGCGAACTCTACAACGCCGCCCTTGAGGAGCGCCGTACCGCCTACCGGAAGCGTGGCGTCACGGTCAGCTATCACGCCCAGGCCGTGTCGCTGCCAGAGGTCAAGGAAGGGCGCCCCGAGTACAAGGACGTTCACAGCCAAGTGCTGCAAGACACCTTGCGCCGCCTGGACAAGGCGTTTGCAGCGTTCTTTCGTCGGGTTAAGCGAGGCGAAAAACCCGGGTACCCGCGCTTTAAGTCGGCGCGTCGCTTCGACTCCTTTTGCTATCCGCAGTACAAGGGCACCATCGGCGGTCATGTGTACCTCCCCAAGATCGGTAACGTCCGAGTTAAGCTGCACCGCCCTTTGGAGGGAGCGGTTAAGACACTCACGGTCAAGCGCGAGGTAGATGAGTGGTACGCGGTCATCGTCTGCGAAGTCGAGACTAGGCCGCAGGGGCCTACGGGCTCCGAAGTCGGTATAGACCTTGGGCTAAACCACTTCCTCATCACCTCAGATGGTGAGTTTGTAGACGCGCCCCGCTACTTCCGCAAGGCGCAGAAGAAGCTGAGAAGGGCACAGCGCAGCCTTGCGAGGAAGAAGCGGGGGGGCAATCGGGGCAATCGCCGCGCGAAACAGCGTGAGCGCGTTGCCAAGCTGCACCGCAAAGTCAAGAGGCAGCGCCTAGACTTCCACCACAAGACGGCGCGCAAACTCGTGCGCAAGCACGACTCAATCGCACACGAAGCGCTGAACGTCAAAGGGTTAGGGCGAACTCGCCTAGCCAAGTCGGTATATGACGCCGGATGGTCAACGTTCCTGGCAATACTCGCCTCTAAAGCGGAAGAAGCTGAGAAGCGAGTGGTTGCCGTTGACCCGAAATACACTTCGCAGACCTGCCCCGACTGTGGGCGCGTTGCCAAGAAGCTGCTCTCTGAACGCTGGCACTCGTGCGAGTGCGGGTGTGAGTTGCAGCGAGACGTAGCGGCGGCACGGGTCATCTTGGGGAGGACATTCCCATCAGGCGCCAACGCAGCGGTCAACGCATACGTTGCCTGA
- a CDS encoding PspC domain-containing protein, translating into MTQPAHDPNERPTPPRPGNPYDALPHDERRARRPGTTVPLRRSRRDRKVGGVIGGIAEYVGTDARDLRLMVAVLVLATGGVLGVVYALLWLMLPDAS; encoded by the coding sequence ATGACCCAACCGGCCCACGACCCCAACGAGCGCCCCACCCCCCCTCGGCCTGGCAACCCCTACGACGCCCTGCCGCACGACGAACGCCGCGCGCGGCGGCCCGGCACCACCGTACCGCTGCGGCGCTCGAGGCGAGACCGCAAAGTCGGCGGGGTGATCGGCGGTATCGCCGAGTACGTCGGGACCGACGCGCGCGACCTGCGCCTTATGGTGGCCGTGTTGGTGCTCGCCACGGGGGGCGTGTTGGGCGTCGTCTACGCGCTTTTGTGGCTCATGCTGCCCGACGCCTCGTAG
- a CDS encoding metallopeptidase family protein — translation MTFEAFQRTLAEMVDEIPQEFLRGLQGVHALPDARLEEGFDEVYRLGEYLDPGPDDFLGAGEGLGRHVALYYGSFARLAEDDPDFDWEAELWETLTHELRHHVESLAGDASLIEEDRRRDEGFRRLFRRDA, via the coding sequence ATGACCTTTGAGGCGTTTCAGCGGACGCTCGCGGAGATGGTCGACGAGATTCCGCAGGAGTTTTTGCGGGGGCTCCAGGGGGTGCACGCGCTCCCCGACGCGCGGCTCGAGGAGGGCTTTGACGAGGTCTACCGCCTGGGCGAGTACCTCGACCCAGGGCCGGACGACTTTCTGGGCGCGGGCGAGGGGCTCGGGCGGCACGTCGCGCTCTACTACGGCTCGTTCGCGCGCCTCGCCGAAGACGACCCCGACTTCGATTGGGAGGCGGAGCTGTGGGAGACGCTCACCCACGAGCTGCGCCACCACGTCGAGTCCTTGGCGGGCGACGCCAGCCTCATCGAGGAGGACAGGCGGCGCGACGAGGGCTTCCGGCGGCTTTTCCGGCGGGACGCCTGA
- a CDS encoding pilin, type IV, with translation MTVFRTGGYSLIDALMVVFIVGLLTAILTPNLRRAVATANDAATKAYIHHVIKGVEAERDIATMTLPAAKTCAALAHLRADPLSVASCVYDPDVANETYTISATSVTGKRFYYNGAEVVQLEP, from the coding sequence GTGACGGTCTTCCGTACAGGCGGGTATAGCCTTATCGACGCGCTTATGGTGGTTTTTATCGTCGGTTTGCTGACCGCCATCCTCACGCCAAACCTACGGCGCGCTGTCGCGACTGCCAACGACGCGGCCACGAAAGCCTACATCCATCACGTCATCAAGGGCGTCGAGGCAGAGCGAGATATCGCCACGATGACCCTGCCCGCGGCAAAGACGTGCGCCGCGCTCGCCCACCTGCGCGCCGATCCTTTAAGCGTGGCGAGCTGCGTCTACGACCCGGACGTCGCTAACGAGACCTATACGATCAGCGCTACGAGCGTCACGGGCAAGCGCTTTTACTACAATGGCGCTGAGGTCGTGCAGCTCGAGCCGTAG
- a CDS encoding acetamidase/formamidase family protein gives MSNLHAHTLHAHQSHTGWDNSLPPVAEVNPGDTLTLETLDASGGQLRADSSVRDVLTLDFGRVNPVTGPVRVLGAEPGDALAVKLLEFRPSGWGWTANIPGFGLLAEDFPDAHLKTWRFEGETAAFADGITVPLKAFPGTIGVAPAEPGQHSVVPPRACGGNLDIRDLAAGTTLYLPVQVDGALFSLGDTHAAQGDGEVCGTAIESPMAVTVRFDLVKGANLRAPQFETPAPVTRHLDDKGYFVTTGVGPDLMQAAKDAVRAMIDYLGKTYGLSPEDAYLLCSVACDLRISEIVDQPNWVVSFYLPRKLFS, from the coding sequence ATGTCCAACCTCCACGCTCACACCCTCCACGCCCACCAGAGCCACACCGGTTGGGACAACAGCCTCCCGCCCGTCGCCGAGGTGAACCCCGGCGACACGCTGACCCTCGAGACCCTCGACGCCTCCGGGGGGCAGCTGCGCGCGGACTCGAGCGTCCGCGACGTGCTCACCCTCGACTTTGGCCGCGTCAATCCGGTCACCGGCCCCGTGCGCGTGCTGGGCGCTGAGCCGGGGGACGCGCTGGCGGTCAAGCTGCTCGAGTTTCGTCCGAGCGGTTGGGGGTGGACCGCCAACATCCCGGGTTTCGGCCTCCTGGCCGAGGACTTCCCCGACGCGCACCTGAAGACCTGGCGTTTCGAGGGGGAGACGGCCGCCTTCGCCGACGGCATCACGGTGCCCCTCAAAGCCTTCCCGGGGACCATCGGGGTCGCGCCCGCCGAGCCGGGGCAGCACAGCGTGGTGCCGCCGCGCGCGTGCGGCGGCAACCTCGACATTCGCGACCTGGCTGCCGGCACGACCCTCTACCTGCCCGTCCAGGTCGACGGGGCGCTCTTCTCGCTTGGCGACACCCACGCCGCCCAGGGCGACGGCGAGGTGTGCGGCACCGCCATCGAGTCGCCGATGGCCGTCACCGTGCGCTTCGACCTCGTCAAGGGCGCGAACCTAAGAGCGCCCCAGTTCGAGACGCCAGCGCCCGTGACGCGCCACCTCGACGACAAGGGATACTTCGTCACCACGGGCGTCGGTCCGGACCTCATGCAGGCGGCCAAGGACGCCGTGCGGGCGATGATCGACTACCTGGGCAAAACCTACGGCCTCAGCCCGGAGGACGCCTACCTCTTGTGCAGCGTCGCGTGCGACCTGCGCATCAGCGAGATCGTCGATCAGCCCAACTGGGTGGTGTCTTTTTACCTGCCGCGCAAGCTGTTCTCCTAG
- a CDS encoding DUF5615 family PIN-like protein, whose product MKLLLDQNLSYRLIHSLEDLFRDAVHVRDVGLKDADDTAVWEYAKQHGFTIVSKDADFHQRSFLLGHPPKVVWVRLGNCSTSDVERLLRQHEETIKAFCRATEGSFLSLSRGA is encoded by the coding sequence GTGAAACTGCTGCTCGACCAAAATCTCTCTTACCGCTTGATCCATTCCCTTGAAGACCTCTTTCGAGACGCCGTACACGTGCGAGATGTAGGGCTTAAGGACGCGGACGACACGGCTGTATGGGAGTATGCCAAGCAGCACGGTTTTACTATCGTGTCCAAAGACGCGGACTTTCACCAGCGCAGCTTTCTGCTAGGACACCCACCGAAAGTGGTTTGGGTACGTTTGGGAAACTGCTCTACGAGCGATGTCGAGCGCCTCTTAAGACAGCACGAAGAAACCATCAAGGCTTTTTGTCGTGCTACCGAAGGATCTTTTTTAAGCCTCTCTAGAGGCGCTTGA
- a CDS encoding DUF433 domain-containing protein: MDYRDYITIDPNKRGGKPCVRGLRITVYEVLDYLASDMTEEEILQDFPDLTKEDLKACIAFAAERERRLVTVPPAA, translated from the coding sequence ATGGACTACCGAGACTACATCACCATAGATCCGAACAAGCGTGGTGGTAAGCCTTGCGTTCGGGGGCTCCGCATCACCGTCTACGAAGTACTCGACTATCTCGCTTCCGACATGACGGAAGAGGAGATCCTACAGGATTTCCCCGACCTCACCAAAGAGGATCTAAAAGCGTGCATCGCTTTTGCGGCTGAGCGTGAACGGCGCCTTGTCACGGTACCTCCCGCGGCGTGA